A window of Candidatus Bathyanammoxibius amoris genomic DNA:
ATGCGCTCATCGGTAAGGCCTGTCGAAAAGAGTAAACCCAGAATCGCATCTATTTGGCCAACGGCATATGCCTCTTTCATAATCTCTATTTCTTTGTGATTGTGGCCAACATCAAGAATAGCAAAGTATTTCCGGTCAAGTTCATCTAAACGGTGAAGTCTATCTGCAATATCCGGAGGCATCATAGAGGGACGTACCACTTTATGCCCTGACAATACATCTGAAACGACTCTAGCAACGGTGGGGCGGGCGACAGTCCTTTGTTGTTTTTCAAGAATAAAGCCCTCTGGCACCGTTTCAGCGCGCACACTATTCTGCAATGCTAATACCAGAACAAATACAATAATGAATCTCATCGGAAACCCCCTTTTGCCCTGACGGGCTATTCCTTAATTTTTGTGGTATTCCAGCACACAACCGGGTGCATGAAATATATATCTTCTCTCTGAAATACCAGTGGGTCATGGTCTTGTAAATTTGTGGATTCAAGGACCACCACATTATCGAGACGTTTTAAAAGTTTAATGTAAACCTTGCCTTGCAATTTCTCCCTGCAAATTACCACTTGACCTTCCTTCGGTTTTATCCGCGTGGAGACTACAACCACTGTTCCTTCTGGCATCGTAGGTAGCATGGAATTACCCTTGACGATCAATCCGTAAGCGTGCGGGTCCGTTACACCTTCTGGGCGTGCCATCCGGTCGATACCTTCCCCAGCAGGATACCCGGCGTCGCCGTAGGCTACCTCTGTCTCTCCTGCGCTTACGTAACTGATAATGGGTATGGTATCCCCTTCGCCGATTGTCTCCGGCTGCCTGAGTGGAATCTTGCCAGGGACCTCTGGAGGAGCTTTTGGAAGGCGGTCACCGTTGGAAGGAGGCCAGTCTTTTTTACTATTAGATAAATATTCTGTAGTAAGTTGTAGGGCCGCACTAAAAAATTCAAGCTCTTCCGCAACGACCCTCCTTGCACTACCCTCTATTCTGGATATGGTAACTTGTTCCATCTCAAGGCCCATCTCACTAAGTTTTTTGGCTAATTGGTCCTGACTCAAATCGAGCTCTTTCCGTCGTTTCTTAATCTTATCCCCTATATCCATGCAAAAAGTGTATACCATAAACACCCTAAAGGCAAATAGATATGAGATTCTCGAATAAATTATAAGGATTTCTCTTAAAATCTACTTGACAAACCATACATAAAATGTATACTTTATTCAGTTTCATTCTAAGGAGGCTCAGATGGTCAACAAAAAGCCAATCAATATCGAGTTTTATTCCAAGGACTACAGGTGCATAAAAGAGGCAGCCAGGGCCGAGCAAATGGGCGTTGCTACCTGGTGCCGACAGAAAATTCTACAGTTCTTAGACGGTCGTCTCATTGAGGCCCCCGGAGATACAGCGTCCGTTCTTGAGGAGAGTAGCACATAAAATTTTTTTAGCAATACATGGCCATCGGTCAGAGTGGGTCAGAAAAATGCGTCAGATTAATGTGTTCTCAGAAATAGAAGAAA
This region includes:
- a CDS encoding XRE family transcriptional regulator, with translation MDIGDKIKKRRKELDLSQDQLAKKLSEMGLEMEQVTISRIEGSARRVVAEELEFFSAALQLTTEYLSNSKKDWPPSNGDRLPKAPPEVPGKIPLRQPETIGEGDTIPIISYVSAGETEVAYGDAGYPAGEGIDRMARPEGVTDPHAYGLIVKGNSMLPTMPEGTVVVVSTRIKPKEGQVVICREKLQGKVYIKLLKRLDNVVVLESTNLQDHDPLVFQREDIYFMHPVVCWNTTKIKE